The DNA window taagttaaaaggataatttaaccgttaggttaaattagaaagtttaaaagagaattggttagagttaaagaaatgaaggatcaaagtggctaattagccatgatATATTAAGGAAACCAAATGAgttaagaaaagaagaagaaggagcagaAGGTTACAGAAGAAGGAAATGGCGATCGTTAcgttccgtcgccgtttcgccgtttctcgtccaaatcgcgagttctttatatcgattcgtccagaattcgattctctatcatcgttaagctttaaatcgaggtaagcttgacgtttttattgtgagaattagtaaattagggttatttcgtttaaacgaattaaacgaattgtaatcgcgtttctatactcgtttttggtgagatttagattggattatatgttaaaatgaagcgtgagcatgtcgggagtgtcggaaagcggcgcagcgcccggaaaatgacttttccgggggctgtcaagggtgtgcgttcgcacacattgagtgtgcgatcgcacactccttgaatgttggggtgtgcgttcgcacactcattgtgtgcgttcgcacactacccaaatgttgccagattgaaaaccctacggtcagtttatagatttgcctcttaggaacgcctctgtccaattttatctcgatccaacggttcaattgggagagatcgtcgttttactaaacagtgtcagtgcgcaggcagcacctgcgcattgtcctgaaaactatttgaaacttcatcggaatgaaactaaaccctaaagtttgaagGTATCATACATATTGGAATACGactaagagatataacaagtatctcgactaagtattagaatacaatcaaggttaaaagtcgtatttgaactacgattatattaacctaagtttataacttagggttttgatattaagcctacgtttatggattaaacgtacaggtaactcgactaagtaacggacgtatcgacgagctaccaagccattgggccggagtagttacgtgattggacaatgcatggagcttacgcttgcgggattataataatgcagttttggatagcggtcactgtgagtggcaatttactttcgcgtattattattataaaatttattttcttatattatgagtattgatattaaatatctcgtatctatatgatttgctcgtataagctattttgtttgatagatttgattatatgaatgttgttgtattcgttgttttggagataagtgtctaatgtgcggtccgaagagaccaactacctattgggtgtcaataggctacatgatcattggtgagtcagtctagagtacttgactttatgattaagaattaatatatgtctatgcataatatattatgatttagatacgcagagtgaactcggctacggtgtagcctggaagtccccgtatctagtggctgggccaccagtgagttggactcacactttatgatttagatacgcagagtgaactcggctacggtgtagtctggaagtccccgtatctagtgagttggactcacacttttgaaattaataatgtttgcttatatcataaaattatatatgtattaagcgtgtgacgctatattttgataatactataagtaacttgcaaactcactcagtattttcccaaatactgacccctcactctgatgtttgcaggtagacagagtcggatcagacaaaccagctccactgtgccagaagtcattggacttgcacaagtatgagttcttagagctgcagtagtcagtagttgtcagtattagatagacgctttaacttcaaatgatattttatattgtagactctgatataatactttaatatctataagtgtattatttaaaaagagtttttctgaaaacgttttatatataataatatgttttcaaTTGCGAAATTtttttagtggttttaggcttgctacgggtttcggagctaccactcccattccctagcgccggtctcggctcaataatttgggtcgtgacaattatttttagatattttaataaaaaattaaattatttaaaaaaaatatttccggctTACCATCGTACTCCTCCGATTTATCAAACCCGctatttttttatcgttttgatgCTCTTCCTCCCGGAAGGAGGAGCTCTCCTTTCTCCATGGGAGGAAGAAGCAGAGCAGCTTCCTCCACAGGAAGGAGCACGTTGCTCCTCcctcccatggaggaaggaTCAGATCTGCTTCTTCCTCCCATGGATGCTCTTTCATCCCATAGGAAGGATCACGCATGGAGGGGGGAGCtgagctgctccttcctccatggaaagAGGAGCagctccatggaaggaggagcccaaaatatcttttttttttaaaataattttcttttacataaattttaatttttattacggttaagataattatatattatataaattaaatatttattatcaatttatttatttttttgaaaaagaaggtacttttgtactattaatatgATTAATGTCTAATTagaataatagttaaatttaaaggattattttatccttttttgtatataaaaagaGACCAATTTAATATTccggggtacagttgaaaacgaaaaattaaaaatagggtacaaatgaatttttttctagatcatggtataaacgaaaaaatattataagatgagatttttttaaataattaggccttttaaGTATAATTGCAAAACTACAAATACAACTACTCGAATATGTTCATGAGTTTccagttttaatattttgttatattagTATTACATTTTAAGCCACGTGCAAAACACATAAAATGATAGTGTAAGAGAAAAAGAATAGAATCTGAATTTTGATAAGAAAAAGGACTACATTGTAATCATAAactattttagtaattaaatccactagattttgataaaaacaaGTACATATTTCCAAATTTGTATTAAAAAGAACAATGAAGGACCATAGCCGAACTATAGTCTCCGTTTCCCTTCTTGTTGCAGCAGACTTGCAGCTGCAATATCATCTACTACTTCCCCACTCTTTAACTCACTACAACTCACTCTAAATTACCCacaaattttatccaaacaaagaaaaatgacCCAAAACTTCCATCTTTATTCACAATTGAGCCCAATCCCTTAAACCAATTCCAATGTCTTCTCTTTCAATCCCCTCATTATCCCATTGCTCTTCACCATTCAAAAACCCTTCATCACAAACCAGACACAaactcaaaattaataaattcaacTCTCATATTCAACTTACATCCCATAAATCTTTCCCCTTTTTGCATAAAGCTCCAGTCTTTAGCTTCTTAGAATCTTCAAAATGCCACAATCAAATCCAACGACCGCCCCTAGAGCTACCTTCAGTACATGGAGACCAAAAAGATTCGAAATTTTCTACTGGGTACTTGAAAAAATCTGAGGAGAGTGTAATTCAGTGCATTACAAGGTCTGTTGTGTATGCTTTATTTTGTGTTGCAATTGGGTTTTGCTCAGCTGGTTCATTGCCAGCTTATGCAGCTGTTGCTGCACAAGCTGGCAATGGTGTTACTACTTTGAAAAGCAATGAGGAAGATAGAAATTTGAAGGGTCATGAGTTTTCAGATTATACTAGGATTTTGTTAGAGGAGGTTTCAGTTTTGGTAAAATGTATAGAGGAGACTAGGAGGGGGAATGGGGATATGGAGAGTGTTGGTTTGGCTTTAAAAGGCGTAAAAGCCAAAAAAGAAGCATTACATGGGGAAATAATGGAGGGTTTATCTTTGGAGTTAAGGGAGTTGAAGAGGGAAAAGGAGAGTTTGGAGAACCGCGCAGACGAGATTATGGATGAGGGGTTCAAGTTGAAAAGAGAGTATGAGAGTTTGGGAGGAGATGCTGAGAAGGAGAGGATGGAGGAGTTGGAGGAGAAAATGGGAGTGATAGAAGAGGAGTATGGTAGGATGTGGGAAGAGGTTGGGGAGATGGAGGATGTGATTTTGAGGAGGGAGACAATGGCGATGAGTGTCGGTATCAGGGAGCTTTGTTTTATCGAGAGGGAGTGTGAGGAGTTGGTGAAGAGATTTAAGCAGGAAACCAAGCAAAAGAGCGAAGGAAggtacttttataattataatttttaggtgCAATTCTCTGATTCAAATCCTTGAAAAACAAAAGTTTTCAAAGTCCTATTGGTAATGCGTGGAATTTGAGTGGTGTAATCTGCTTTGAAATGATTGTTTTACAGAGTTCAATTCTTTTTACATGTGCACTGTTTTGGCTGGGTACAATCTCTTGAATGTGAATGTGGAATAGAAAGGTGCAAAATCTAAAAAACAAAATGTATTTTTCCGATCAACTGCTACTTAAATTAGCCACTGTTGAATAGGGAATGCAATTTGGAAAACGTTAGACAGTGTAGATGGATGTATTTTATGCCTGACATGTAATTGTATGTTTATGTTTCCTTGTGACTCTCGGACAATCTTGATGATATGATCTATAGCTGGAAGAATTTCAAAAATTGCTAGGTGGAAACTCTAATGAGCATTGCTTTGTAATTCTGTCGGCATGAAGTGTCAGGTCCCCTCTTTTGGATGTCTTCTTAATTTTGTCATCAATAATATAAACAGTGAACTTCAAGTAAATATTGCAACTTGATATCTCTCCTTGTTCTTCCTCTTTCTATTCCTAAGTTTTGAATTTCCGTAGTCAATACATCATTCTTTGCTGCGTTGTTCTGTTTATTTGTGTCACACTCttcataaagttttttttttgggttaatgttaaaaaaaatcgcgaactttacatgttttctcattttaatcacgcagtttacatttttctcattttcattcacgaactaccactttttctcaaattcatgcacggagCTGAGGTGACAcagctccattggtgtaattcgctgaggtggaggtcattttacaccaatgcatgagtgtcacctcagctccgtgcatgaatttgaggaaaagtggtagttcgtgcatgaaaatgagaaaaatttaaactgcgtgataaaaataagaaaacgtgtaaagttggtgaatttttatgacattaacctttttttttatgcTACTTTATCTGAATATTTTAACGTATTTGCAGTAAGCAGAAGAAGTCTATTACCAATCTTTCCAAATCTGAAATTCAGAGAGAACTGGAATCTGCACAAAGAAAATTGTTAGAACAAATGATTCTGCCAAATGTTGTGGAAGTTGAAGGTCTTCCACCTCTATTTGATCAAGATTTGGTGGATTTTTCTGGACGTATAAAACAAGGCCTTAAAGATTCAAGAAAGGCGCAGAAGGATCTGGAGGCTCATGttagaaaaaagatgaaaaagttTGGCGAAGAAAAGCATTTAGTTGTGATGACACCAGCAGATGAGGTTGTGAAGGGCTTCCCAGAAGTTGAGTTGAAGTGGATGTTTGGAAATAAGGAGGTCGTGGTGCCTAAAGCTATTCGCTCGCATTTATACCATGGATGGAAAAAATGGCGAGAAGAAGCAAAGGCAGATCTAAAGAGAAATCTCTTGGAAGATGTTGAATTTGGTAAACAGTATGTTGCCAAAATACAGGTAGGCTTCCATTAACCAAGCAATAGACAGTATGTGGGGTATTGTTGGATCTTTGACTTCCTAGAATAATGTGAATTTGGAGAAAGCATATGGGTTTAACAATGGacttttattttgtctttccaTATTTAAATATTGGGCATGAATTTAAAAGGAGGTGGTGAATCTTTATTTGCATTTATAACTTGTTTTCTCTTTAGAAGAGGGCTTCCATATCAATAATTTGGATTAGTAACTTGACTTGATTCCCAAGAGGTTTGTGTATGATGACGTGAAATATTAGTCTAGAAACcattaaaactttatatttatcattGAAAACAATTAGAAGCCAGAATTTTGCTACCAATTGTCTCTCTGGTGGCTTATTATCTGATTGATGTGGAAACTGCACCTCAGTTTAGATTTATGCTACTATGTTTTTTGCATGTGCCTAATTACATTTTACCTCATGCTTTCATCTTAATGTTGTGGTTGGTTGTTTCtttgtaaagtttttttttttttttccccTCATAGGCAAACTTCACTAGGTGAAGTGTAAGTCAGTAACTATGTACATATGGACGATTTCTCATCACAATGAGTCAACCGTTCAAAGAGTAATGATGATACTGTCAAGCAGTCATCTAATAGggctttttaaataatttgtgtTATTAACCTTTTATGTAGTTGTTAATTGCAGGAGCGTGTTCTTCTGGATCGAGATAGAGTGTTCTCAAAGACATGGTATAATGAAGAGAAAAAGAGGTGGGAGATGGACCCAGTTGCTGTTCCATATGCTGTCACAAAGAAATTAGTGGAGCATGCAAGAATTAGGCATGATTGGGGTGCCATGTACATTGCATTAAAGGCGGATGACAAGGAGTTCTACGTCGACATTAACGTATATTTTTTTACTATCTACTCAAGCTCTTCTTGTAAGTCATTGTTGGCatgcttttttttaattttcattgttTCGGTCCAGGAATTTGACATGCTCTTTGAAGATTTTGGAGGGTTTGATGGGTTGTACATGAAAATGCTTGCCCAGGATATCCCAACTTCTGTTCAACTAATGTGGATCCCCTTTTCAGAATTGAATTTGCATCAGCAGTTTCTCTTGACGATGAGGCTGATTCAACAATGTATAAAAGGAATATGGAAGGCTAGAATTGTTTCTTATGGAAGGGAATGGATGCTAGAGAAAATGAGGAACGTAAACGATGACATAATGATGGTGATTGTGTTTCCAGTAGCGGAGTTCATCATTCCTTATCCGGTATTGATGACATGAGTTTGCAACTTTTCTTTCTGGACAGCTTATACACTCGTTTATTTTGTGTGTTTTTCTCTTTCATAACAGTTTATGGTTGCTGTTTGATTCAGGTAAGGCTACGGTTGGGGATGGCATGGCCAGAAGAAATAGAGCAAACTGTTGGATCGACATGGTACTTGAAATGGCAATCCGAGGCAGAAATGAGTTTTAGGTCAAGAAAAAGGGATGAAATACAGTGGTTCTTTTGGTTTATCATTAGAGCTGGTATATATGGGTATATTTTGTTACATGTTTTCCGGTTTCTAAAGAGAGAAGTTCCCAAACTTCTAGGATTTGGACCTCTACGTAGAAATCCAAACTTGCGAAAGTTAGCGAGAGTGGTATATACTTGTTTCTCGCTCCTTTTCCTTCTACAgatcctctttttttttttttaccttaaTTGTTAGTGATCCGTTATACTTCTACGCTAAACCTATCATTTCTTGTCAAAGCAATTCACTTCATGGTAACTTCCATCCTATTGACGAACTTCTGCTATCGATTAGATGATATGCAGCCTGCACCTTGATTTCATTGACTCATCCATTTAAATTTGCTAATTTATCAGCTCTA is part of the Mercurialis annua linkage group LG3, ddMerAnnu1.2, whole genome shotgun sequence genome and encodes:
- the LOC126671194 gene encoding probable inactive ATP-dependent zinc metalloprotease FTSHI 5, chloroplastic, with protein sequence MSSLSIPSLSHCSSPFKNPSSQTRHKLKINKFNSHIQLTSHKSFPFLHKAPVFSFLESSKCHNQIQRPPLELPSVHGDQKDSKFSTGYLKKSEESVIQCITRSVVYALFCVAIGFCSAGSLPAYAAVAAQAGNGVTTLKSNEEDRNLKGHEFSDYTRILLEEVSVLVKCIEETRRGNGDMESVGLALKGVKAKKEALHGEIMEGLSLELRELKREKESLENRADEIMDEGFKLKREYESLGGDAEKERMEELEEKMGVIEEEYGRMWEEVGEMEDVILRRETMAMSVGIRELCFIERECEELVKRFKQETKQKSEGSKQKKSITNLSKSEIQRELESAQRKLLEQMILPNVVEVEGLPPLFDQDLVDFSGRIKQGLKDSRKAQKDLEAHVRKKMKKFGEEKHLVVMTPADEVVKGFPEVELKWMFGNKEVVVPKAIRSHLYHGWKKWREEAKADLKRNLLEDVEFGKQYVAKIQERVLLDRDRVFSKTWYNEEKKRWEMDPVAVPYAVTKKLVEHARIRHDWGAMYIALKADDKEFYVDINEFDMLFEDFGGFDGLYMKMLAQDIPTSVQLMWIPFSELNLHQQFLLTMRLIQQCIKGIWKARIVSYGREWMLEKMRNVNDDIMMVIVFPVAEFIIPYPVRLRLGMAWPEEIEQTVGSTWYLKWQSEAEMSFRSRKRDEIQWFFWFIIRAGIYGYILLHVFRFLKREVPKLLGFGPLRRNPNLRKLARVKAYIKFKVRRIKRKKKAGIDPIKSAFERMKRVKNPPIPLKEFASVDSMREEINEVVAFLQNPSAFEEIGARAPRGVLIVGERGTGKTSLALAIAAEAKVPVVQVSAQQLEAGLWVGQSASNVRELFQTARDLAPVIIFVEDFDLFAGVRGKFIHTKQQDHEAFINQLLVELDGFEKQDGVVLMATTRNIKQIDEALQRPGRMDRVFYLQQPTQAEREKILQNSAKETMDEELIDFVDWKKVAEKTALLRPIELKLVPASLEGSAFRSKFVDADELMSYCGSFATFSCIVPKWVRKTKIVKKMSRMLVNHLGLEMTKEDLQSVVDLMEPYGQISNGMELMNPPLDWTRETKFPHVVWAAGRGLIALLLPNFDIVDNLWLEPFSWQGIGCTKISKARNEDSLNGNVESRSYLEKKLVFCFGSYVASQMLLPFGEENFLSASELRQAQEIATRMVIQYGWGPDDSPAIYYSNNAATSLSMGNNHEFDMAAKVEKMYDLAYIKAKEMLQKNRRVLEKIVEELLEFEILTGKDLERILETNGGIQEKEPFFLSKDINIEIQPVSSSFLDTGNGSGPALLGASN